One Clostridium estertheticum DNA segment encodes these proteins:
- a CDS encoding aldehyde dehydrogenase yields the protein MNNIQMVLEKQRNYFNTGATRDLDFRIEKLVNLKKSIKKNEKQILEALWADLHKSEFEAYATEIGIILDEINFAVKHLKSWSKTKKVRTPLTNFLSSSYIYSEPYGVSLIISPWNYPFQLLMAPLIGAIAAGNCAMLKPSENAIKTTEVIIKVIEESFSEEFVCVVEAYGGKESSEALLKEEFDYIFFTGSVPVGKIVMEAASKHLTPVTLELGGKSPCIVDKDADLKLAAKRIAWGKFLNAGQTCVAPDYVLVHQSVKEKLLTELTGYIKEFFGENPAKSNDFPRIVNERQFDRLVGLLGSGNIVTGGEYSKIEKYIAPTIIDNISWSDPIMLDEIFGPILPIIEFEDLEQVIKMVNSRPKPLALYFFSTNKNHQKRIIEMISYGGGCINDTIMHVASPYLPFGGVGASGMSAYHGKGSYDVFSHKKSVIKKSNLIDVKIRYAPYNDKIKLLKKLMK from the coding sequence ATGAATAATATACAGATGGTTTTAGAAAAGCAAAGGAATTATTTTAATACTGGAGCAACGAGAGATTTAGATTTTCGTATAGAGAAGCTGGTTAACTTAAAAAAGTCTATCAAAAAGAATGAAAAGCAAATATTAGAGGCACTATGGGCTGATTTGCATAAGTCTGAATTTGAAGCCTATGCTACTGAAATAGGAATAATTCTAGATGAGATAAATTTTGCTGTAAAACATTTAAAGTCCTGGTCTAAAACTAAAAAAGTAAGGACTCCGCTAACAAATTTTTTATCTTCTAGTTATATATATTCAGAGCCTTATGGAGTTAGCTTAATTATTTCACCTTGGAATTATCCATTCCAGCTATTAATGGCACCACTAATTGGAGCTATAGCTGCAGGCAACTGTGCCATGTTAAAACCCTCTGAAAATGCCATAAAGACCACTGAAGTAATTATAAAAGTAATTGAGGAGAGTTTTTCTGAGGAGTTTGTTTGTGTTGTTGAAGCTTACGGCGGTAAGGAATCTTCCGAGGCACTTTTGAAAGAGGAGTTTGATTATATATTTTTTACCGGTAGTGTACCTGTTGGTAAAATAGTAATGGAGGCAGCTTCAAAACATCTTACTCCTGTAACCTTAGAACTAGGTGGAAAAAGTCCATGCATTGTGGACAAAGACGCTGATTTAAAGCTAGCGGCAAAAAGAATAGCTTGGGGCAAGTTTCTAAATGCAGGACAAACTTGTGTTGCACCGGACTATGTATTAGTACACCAAAGTGTTAAAGAAAAACTTTTAACTGAATTAACAGGATACATCAAAGAATTTTTCGGAGAAAATCCAGCAAAGAGTAATGATTTTCCAAGGATAGTAAACGAAAGGCAATTTGATAGGCTCGTAGGATTGCTAGGCAGTGGTAACATTGTAACAGGCGGAGAATATAGCAAGATAGAAAAATATATTGCACCAACTATTATTGATAATATATCCTGGAGTGACCCTATTATGCTGGATGAAATATTTGGACCTATTCTGCCAATCATAGAATTTGAGGATTTAGAGCAGGTTATAAAAATGGTTAATTCAAGACCTAAACCTCTAGCATTATATTTTTTCTCTACTAATAAAAACCACCAAAAGCGGATAATAGAAATGATTTCTTATGGTGGAGGATGCATAAATGATACAATTATGCATGTAGCGTCACCATATTTACCTTTTGGGGGCGTAGGTGCTAGTGGAATGAGTGCTTATCATGGCAAAGGAAGCTATGATGTTTTTTCTCACAAAAAAAGTGTAATAAAAAAGAGCAATCTTATAGATGTTAAAATAAGATATGCACCATATAATGATAAAATTAAACTGCTAAAGAAACTTATGAAATAG
- a CDS encoding ATP-binding cassette domain-containing protein: MPQIIVENLVKTFQIAKRRTGLWNATKGLIHREYTTVNALEGISFKLDAGELVGYIGPNGAGKSTTVKVLSGILVPDSGRCEALGNVPWKNRISHVKNIGVVFGQRSQLWWDLPVIDSFELLKDIYNIPEIQYKTTKDELVERLKLQQILEVPVRQLSLGQRMRCEISASLLHTPPILFLDEPTIGLDAVSKIAVREFIKDLNKKHGTTVILTTHDMDDIEALCSRVMVIGKGQILLDGTINEIRNKVSKERRLIIDLEQQIVEISIEGAKLVKVEGNRAYLDFNPDKITPAQLIGNISSKYMIKDLFIENPPIDEVIAKFYGEFKI; encoded by the coding sequence GTGCCACAAATCATAGTTGAAAACTTAGTAAAAACCTTTCAAATAGCTAAACGAAGGACAGGCTTATGGAATGCCACAAAAGGGCTTATCCATAGGGAATATACCACTGTAAATGCCTTAGAAGGAATTTCATTTAAACTGGATGCAGGAGAATTAGTAGGTTATATCGGTCCTAATGGAGCGGGAAAATCTACTACAGTTAAAGTATTAAGTGGAATTCTTGTTCCAGATTCAGGACGTTGTGAGGCTTTAGGTAATGTACCTTGGAAAAATAGAATTTCTCACGTTAAAAATATAGGCGTTGTATTCGGACAACGTTCTCAGCTCTGGTGGGATTTGCCTGTAATTGATTCCTTTGAACTTTTAAAAGATATCTATAATATTCCGGAAATTCAGTATAAGACAACTAAAGATGAATTAGTTGAAAGATTAAAGCTCCAGCAAATCTTAGAGGTGCCGGTACGCCAATTAAGCTTAGGTCAAAGAATGCGATGCGAAATATCAGCATCCTTACTTCATACACCACCAATTCTCTTTCTTGATGAACCAACTATTGGACTAGATGCTGTATCAAAAATTGCTGTACGAGAATTTATAAAAGATCTTAACAAAAAACATGGGACAACTGTTATTTTAACTACTCATGATATGGATGATATTGAGGCACTATGTTCTAGAGTTATGGTCATTGGAAAAGGTCAAATCCTTTTAGATGGAACCATTAATGAGATTAGAAATAAAGTGTCTAAAGAGCGTAGGCTAATAATAGATTTGGAGCAGCAAATTGTAGAAATATCTATAGAAGGAGCTAAACTAGTAAAAGTAGAAGGCAATAGGGCTTATCTAGATTTCAATCCAGATAAAATAACTCCAGCACAATTAATAGGGAATATATCATCTAAATATATGATAAAAGATTTATTTATTGAAAATCCGCCTATAGATGAAGTAATTGCAAAATTCTATGGAGAATTTAAGATATGA
- a CDS encoding ABC transporter ATP-binding protein — MARNSTQQDEQIEEASKGKLIIRIFSYLKPFKLKVVLVILLMIIVMVCSLLNPYILKLAIDKYIGTSNIRGLAQIAGFMLVFNVISLIASRVRINIMASVTNSALLNIRQELYNHIQKLSFTFFDNRPVGKILARVIGDVSSLQDLFDNSVTSFIPEILTLVFVTIIMFSMNIKLALISISFLPVLVICLFSIEIFSRKRWQIYRSKRSNLNAFTHEDFSGIRIVQSFATEDKTSKSFTTYVSDMMNSFLRAVRLNDLFWPMVELSWGLGSLLVYWYSVPLIKAKTLTIGELVAFTAYISMFWRPIMNISNFYNTLITNFSSAERIFEILDIKPDIITIDKAIKMPKIKGDVEFKNVVFSYDSDVSVLNNVSFKIKAGETVALVGPTGAGKTTIINLISRFYDAGSGEVLVDGKNVSHVDIESLRSQMGIMLQDTFLFSTTIMENIRYGKLDATDAEVIASAIAVNADSFIMKLDNGYATEVNERGSRLSVGQRQLISFARALLANPRILILDEATSNIDTTTEKLVQKGIKKLLFNRTSFVIAHRLSTIRDCDKIMVIDDGRIVEGGTHAQLIALKGLYYDLYMSQYKFLNEGA, encoded by the coding sequence ATGGCTAGAAATTCAACACAGCAAGATGAACAAATTGAGGAAGCTTCCAAGGGGAAATTAATAATAAGGATATTTAGTTATTTAAAGCCTTTTAAGCTCAAAGTAGTTTTAGTTATACTCCTTATGATAATAGTAATGGTATGCTCACTGCTAAACCCATATATTTTAAAGCTAGCAATAGACAAATATATAGGAACCTCTAATATACGAGGCCTGGCACAAATTGCTGGATTTATGTTAGTTTTCAATGTGATATCCCTCATTGCCTCTAGAGTAAGAATTAATATTATGGCCTCAGTCACCAACTCTGCGCTATTAAATATAAGGCAAGAATTGTATAATCATATTCAAAAACTATCCTTTACCTTTTTTGATAATAGACCCGTTGGCAAAATACTTGCAAGAGTAATTGGAGACGTAAGTTCTCTGCAGGATCTCTTTGATAATAGCGTAACTAGCTTTATACCTGAAATCTTAACTCTTGTGTTTGTAACAATTATTATGTTTTCTATGAATATTAAATTAGCGCTAATTTCAATTTCATTCTTACCAGTGCTAGTTATCTGTCTTTTTTCTATAGAAATATTTTCTAGAAAACGCTGGCAAATATATAGATCTAAACGTTCTAATCTTAATGCCTTTACCCATGAAGATTTTTCTGGCATAAGAATAGTTCAATCTTTTGCCACTGAAGACAAAACCTCTAAAAGCTTTACAACCTATGTTAGTGATATGATGAATTCCTTTCTAAGGGCTGTTAGATTAAATGATTTGTTTTGGCCCATGGTGGAGTTATCTTGGGGGCTTGGAAGTTTACTCGTATATTGGTATAGTGTGCCTCTTATAAAGGCAAAAACATTAACTATTGGTGAACTCGTCGCCTTTACTGCTTATATTTCAATGTTTTGGAGACCTATTATGAACATCAGTAATTTTTACAACACATTAATAACAAATTTCTCTTCTGCAGAAAGAATCTTTGAAATACTAGATATAAAACCAGATATTATAACTATTGATAAGGCTATAAAAATGCCTAAAATAAAGGGCGATGTGGAATTCAAAAATGTAGTTTTTAGTTATGATAGTGATGTTTCTGTATTAAACAATGTTAGCTTTAAAATAAAAGCAGGAGAAACTGTAGCTTTAGTAGGTCCTACAGGTGCTGGTAAAACTACCATAATAAACTTAATTAGTAGATTTTACGATGCGGGTAGCGGAGAGGTTTTAGTAGATGGCAAGAATGTATCTCATGTTGATATTGAATCCCTTCGAAGTCAAATGGGAATAATGCTACAAGATACTTTTCTCTTTTCTACTACTATTATGGAAAATATTCGTTATGGAAAATTAGATGCCACAGACGCCGAAGTAATAGCTTCAGCTATTGCAGTTAACGCGGATTCTTTTATCATGAAGCTAGATAATGGTTATGCCACAGAGGTAAATGAAAGAGGCTCTAGACTTTCAGTTGGTCAAAGGCAGCTTATATCCTTTGCTCGTGCACTGCTTGCTAATCCGAGAATATTAATATTAGATGAAGCTACTTCTAATATTGATACCACAACAGAAAAACTTGTACAAAAGGGCATTAAAAAACTCCTATTTAATAGAACCTCCTTTGTTATAGCACATAGGCTGTCAACTATAAGAGATTGCGATAAGATAATGGTTATAGATGATGGTAGAATTGTGGAGGGTGGAACCCACGCTCAACTTATTGCTCTAAAGGGATTATACTATGATCTTTATATGTCTCAGTATAAATTCTTGAATGAAGGGGCTTAA
- a CDS encoding PhzF family phenazine biosynthesis protein, with translation MPQAVSTGLTDIMLPVKSLSALRSINPNYDSLARYSNKLNITGVHAFTLETEEESSTLACRNFAPAAGIDEEAATGTSNGALGAYLVKNDVLNFEDNLTIICEQGYYMNSPSKIIVRLEGRKYDLTVKVGGKAIIVRSGLTSEYKIAEV, from the coding sequence ATTCCTCAAGCTGTATCTACTGGGCTTACAGACATTATGCTTCCAGTTAAAAGTCTATCCGCATTAAGATCAATAAATCCAAACTATGATAGCTTAGCCCGATATAGTAACAAGTTAAATATTACTGGAGTTCACGCCTTTACCCTTGAAACTGAGGAAGAATCCTCTACTCTAGCTTGTAGAAACTTTGCTCCTGCTGCTGGCATAGATGAAGAAGCCGCTACGGGAACTTCTAATGGAGCACTTGGTGCATATTTAGTAAAAAATGATGTGCTAAACTTTGAAGATAATCTAACTATAATCTGTGAACAAGGCTACTATATGAATAGCCCTAGTAAAATAATTGTAAGACTCGAAGGGCGCAAGTATGACTTAACAGTAAAGGTTGGAGGTAAGGCCATAATTGTTAGGTCAGGGCTTACTTCAGAGTATAAAATTGCTGAAGTATAA
- a CDS encoding ABC transporter permease: MKNATKLYLRYISVSIQSQMQYKASFIMMAIAHFAITFIDFIGVWVLFDRFGAIKGWNLPEIALFYGMIHMAFAIAETAARGFDTFDSKVRTGEFDRILLRPRSLVLQIVGQEFQLMRIGRFTQGFIVLCWAMWSLNNSLSFIKVMLIIISILGGAFLFSGLFVLQATLSFWSVQSLEVVNMVTYGGVEIAQFPVTIYDSWFRKFFIFVVPLACVNYFPAMGILNKTDPLNSPTWLPWVSPIVGIVFFILALQVFKFGVAHYKSTGS; the protein is encoded by the coding sequence ATGAAGAATGCTACTAAACTTTATTTAAGATATATAAGTGTTTCAATTCAAAGTCAAATGCAATACAAGGCATCATTTATAATGATGGCCATAGCTCATTTTGCAATAACATTTATAGATTTTATAGGTGTTTGGGTCTTATTTGATAGGTTTGGTGCTATAAAAGGGTGGAATTTACCTGAGATTGCACTTTTCTATGGAATGATACACATGGCTTTTGCTATAGCAGAAACAGCGGCTAGAGGGTTTGATACCTTTGATAGTAAGGTTAGGACTGGGGAGTTTGACAGAATACTTTTGAGGCCTAGAAGCCTCGTACTTCAAATTGTTGGACAGGAATTTCAATTGATGAGAATAGGTAGATTTACACAGGGGTTCATAGTCCTTTGTTGGGCTATGTGGTCTCTAAATAATAGCTTGAGTTTTATTAAGGTTATGCTTATAATTATTTCAATTTTGGGGGGAGCATTTTTGTTTTCTGGGTTATTTGTATTACAAGCCACTTTATCCTTTTGGTCTGTCCAGAGCCTTGAGGTCGTTAATATGGTTACCTATGGGGGCGTAGAAATAGCTCAATTTCCTGTAACTATATATGATTCTTGGTTTAGAAAGTTTTTTATATTTGTAGTCCCGCTAGCATGTGTTAATTATTTTCCAGCCATGGGGATTTTAAATAAAACGGATCCCTTAAATTCACCAACTTGGCTACCGTGGGTATCACCAATTGTAGGAATAGTTTTCTTCATTCTGGCATTGCAGGTGTTTAAATTTGGAGTTGCACATTATAAATCTACTGGAAGCTAA
- a CDS encoding ABC transporter permease yields MRAYISIVKLRFMLLIQYRVAAIAGICTQFLFGFVRVMVIAAFYASTSTTQPMSYGQTVTYIWISQAFLGMLPWNGDAEIQEMISSGNVAYELCRPLDLYNHWFCRAFAQRTAPTLLRAIPLFVVTLFFLPEKYSMQPPNSFASFGAWILVTIGALLLSCAITNLFNISMLWTISGDGIKRLLPAVVMIFSGMTVPLPLFPTWMQPILRILPFSGLVDTPMRFYLGHIKPNSILPFLFHQLIWTWILILYGKWLISRGLKRVEVQGG; encoded by the coding sequence ATGAGAGCCTATATATCCATTGTAAAATTAAGGTTTATGCTATTAATACAGTATCGAGTTGCAGCTATAGCAGGGATTTGTACGCAATTCTTATTTGGGTTTGTTAGAGTTATGGTTATTGCAGCATTTTATGCCTCGACTTCCACCACTCAACCTATGTCTTATGGTCAAACAGTTACATACATATGGATTAGTCAAGCTTTTTTAGGGATGCTACCTTGGAACGGAGACGCTGAAATTCAAGAAATGATTAGCTCCGGCAATGTGGCTTACGAACTCTGCAGGCCATTAGATTTATATAATCATTGGTTTTGCAGGGCATTTGCACAAAGAACCGCACCCACCTTACTTCGCGCAATACCCTTATTTGTAGTCACACTATTTTTTTTGCCGGAAAAGTATAGTATGCAACCACCAAATTCGTTTGCCTCCTTTGGAGCATGGATTTTGGTCACCATTGGTGCTTTGTTACTTTCTTGTGCTATAACCAATTTATTTAACATTTCTATGCTCTGGACTATATCAGGAGATGGGATTAAAAGATTATTGCCTGCAGTGGTTATGATTTTTTCTGGTATGACAGTACCGTTACCACTGTTCCCGACCTGGATGCAGCCAATACTTAGAATACTTCCGTTTAGTGGACTGGTAGATACACCTATGAGATTTTATTTAGGTCATATAAAGCCAAATAGCATACTTCCATTTCTTTTTCACCAGCTTATTTGGACATGGATATTAATTTTATATGGGAAGTGGTTAATTTCAAGAGGATTAAAACGTGTTGAGGTTCAAGGGGGATAA
- a CDS encoding creatininase family protein, with the protein MYIIEYTSDDFKKYSEKNHTIIIPIGSVEAHGHHLPLGTDIFSPRLFCEKINEKIGDKIWIAPEIPYGQSYDLSIYPGTVTMPSEVMAEYVYYVGKSFYENGLKNIIFFNGHGGNITALSLAAEKLVPLGATVMTINWWLDFSGDILTITEGQGHAGEDETSAILYYNEELVQMDKAMKNPNKQLIPVRFVDRGKTIFQDALTGDATLATVEKGERIFKLLEKNIIERIEIMQQGMYY; encoded by the coding sequence ATGTATATAATAGAGTATACCTCTGATGATTTTAAAAAATATAGTGAAAAAAATCATACAATAATTATTCCTATAGGATCAGTGGAAGCACATGGGCATCATTTACCCTTAGGTACAGATATTTTTTCACCTAGATTATTTTGTGAAAAAATAAATGAAAAAATAGGTGATAAAATATGGATTGCTCCAGAAATTCCATATGGACAGAGTTATGATTTGTCCATTTATCCAGGGACAGTAACTATGCCGTCTGAAGTTATGGCAGAGTATGTGTATTATGTAGGAAAAAGCTTTTATGAAAATGGACTTAAAAATATTATTTTTTTTAACGGACATGGAGGAAACATAACGGCCCTTAGTTTAGCGGCCGAAAAATTGGTTCCGCTTGGTGCCACTGTCATGACAATAAATTGGTGGTTAGATTTTTCAGGAGATATACTTACAATTACAGAAGGGCAAGGGCATGCTGGGGAAGATGAAACTTCAGCTATTTTATATTACAATGAAGAGCTTGTACAAATGGATAAAGCAATGAAAAATCCTAATAAGCAACTTATACCTGTACGATTTGTGGATAGAGGGAAAACTATTTTTCAAGATGCACTTACTGGAGATGCAACTTTAGCAACAGTGGAAAAGGGCGAGAGAATCTTTAAATTATTGGAAAAAAACATAATAGAGAGAATCGAAATAATGCAGCAAGGCATGTATTACTAG
- a CDS encoding ABC transporter ATP-binding protein → MKRILKYVTKYKLFIIIATIAMLISIALDMFNPYLVKIMIDKVLRNSEYNLLTFVLMSLAGITLVRSLLGYIREYSLDYLSSRVSIDLKTDLFDHIQSLPFKYFDSMNTGELMSRMGSDVDNVWRSIAFGIGLAIEQVIYFLVASVLIFRMNWKLALVTLITMPLIGYIALKLENEVGEAFGAISDHNAVLNTTAQENIAGVRLVKAFARERHETLKFLNHNRTNYDLNMRQTKIWSKHFPMIEFLCNMSVLAVVCVGGVLVIGKSLSIGELVAFSQYVWMLIWPMRMIGWLTNIITQANTSAKKIFDIMDVEPEIKDKDDAIAMPVIKGAIKFENVSFKYNENYILDNINLDIPAGSTVAIMGTTGSGKSSLVNLIGRYYEISKGSITVDGNDVRDICIHDLRSKMAVVAQDTFLFSESIFENIRFGKLEASLEEIKKACSDACVDEFLGSLPEGYETIIGERGLGLSGGQKQRLSIARALVKDSSILILDDATSALDMDTEYNLLKNLHHRNNKQTTFIIAHRISAVKNADIILFLENGHVVEMGNHQTLLEKRGQYYDVYTQQFTDFMDLEGAVV, encoded by the coding sequence ATGAAACGAATTTTAAAATATGTTACAAAATACAAACTCTTTATTATTATAGCTACTATCGCAATGTTAATTAGCATTGCACTAGACATGTTTAATCCCTATTTAGTAAAAATTATGATTGATAAAGTACTACGCAATAGTGAATATAATCTTTTAACTTTTGTGTTAATGTCTCTTGCTGGAATTACTCTTGTAAGGTCGCTACTAGGCTATATTAGAGAATACAGCTTAGATTATTTATCTTCTAGAGTAAGCATAGATCTAAAAACAGATCTATTTGATCATATTCAAAGTTTACCTTTTAAATATTTTGATAGTATGAACACTGGCGAACTTATGTCCAGGATGGGTTCTGACGTGGATAATGTATGGCGGTCCATCGCTTTTGGTATAGGACTCGCTATAGAACAGGTGATTTATTTTCTAGTTGCCTCGGTACTAATATTTCGCATGAACTGGAAACTTGCACTAGTGACGCTTATAACAATGCCTCTTATTGGCTATATAGCATTGAAACTTGAAAACGAAGTTGGAGAGGCATTTGGCGCCATAAGTGATCATAATGCAGTTTTGAACACTACGGCTCAAGAAAACATTGCTGGTGTAAGGCTTGTAAAAGCTTTTGCTAGAGAAAGACATGAAACCTTAAAGTTTTTAAACCATAACAGAACAAATTATGATCTTAATATGAGGCAAACTAAGATATGGAGTAAACATTTCCCTATGATAGAATTTTTGTGTAATATGTCTGTACTGGCAGTAGTATGTGTTGGTGGAGTGCTGGTAATTGGAAAAAGCCTATCTATTGGTGAACTAGTGGCCTTTAGCCAATATGTTTGGATGTTAATTTGGCCGATGAGAATGATAGGTTGGCTTACAAATATCATAACTCAAGCAAATACTTCTGCTAAAAAAATCTTTGATATAATGGACGTAGAACCAGAAATTAAAGATAAAGATGATGCCATAGCTATGCCTGTAATTAAGGGCGCTATAAAATTTGAAAATGTATCTTTTAAATATAATGAGAATTATATTTTGGATAATATAAATTTAGATATACCTGCTGGAAGCACTGTTGCAATAATGGGCACGACAGGTTCCGGTAAAAGCTCTCTTGTAAATCTCATAGGCAGATATTATGAAATATCCAAAGGCTCAATTACTGTAGATGGTAATGACGTACGTGATATCTGTATCCATGATTTGAGGAGTAAGATGGCTGTAGTTGCTCAAGATACCTTCTTATTTTCAGAGAGCATTTTTGAGAATATCCGTTTTGGAAAACTTGAAGCCTCCCTTGAGGAGATAAAAAAAGCTTGTAGCGACGCCTGCGTGGACGAATTTCTAGGCAGTCTTCCAGAAGGCTATGAGACAATTATTGGAGAAAGAGGCCTAGGGCTCTCCGGTGGTCAAAAACAAAGACTTTCTATTGCAAGGGCGCTAGTTAAGGATTCTAGTATTTTAATACTTGATGATGCTACTTCAGCCCTGGATATGGATACGGAATACAATCTTTTAAAAAATCTTCACCATAGAAATAATAAACAAACTACTTTTATAATTGCACATAGAATTTCAGCAGTTAAAAATGCTGATATTATACTATTCCTTGAGAATGGTCATGTGGTGGAAATGGGAAATCACCAAACTCTCCTTGAAAAGAGAGGGCAATATTATGATGTATACACTCAACAATTTACAGACTTTATGGATCTCGAAGGGGCGGTGGTATAA
- a CDS encoding LysE/ArgO family amino acid transporter: MHEYLIQGLLLGFAYVAPIGTQNIFVINTAIHKNRLKAYQVAFITIFFDISLALSCFLGVGELMERFNLLKMIILLLGSIAVIYIGVGLLRQVPKIQSEDSIDVNKSIIKIIWTCFAVTWLNPQAIIDGSLLLGGMRAMLPVDMGIYFIIGVCMASFIWFTSLATIISFFKGRFNISVIKIINLVCGVVIILYGFKLAYSFVLLII; encoded by the coding sequence ATGCATGAATATTTAATACAAGGACTGCTTTTAGGGTTTGCTTATGTGGCTCCTATAGGAACACAAAACATATTTGTAATAAATACGGCTATACACAAAAACAGACTAAAAGCATATCAGGTGGCATTTATCACTATATTTTTTGATATCTCTCTTGCACTATCATGTTTTTTAGGTGTAGGGGAACTTATGGAAAGGTTCAACCTTTTAAAGATGATTATTCTTTTACTAGGGAGTATAGCGGTAATTTATATTGGGGTAGGACTTTTAAGGCAGGTGCCCAAAATTCAATCTGAAGACTCTATAGATGTGAATAAATCCATTATAAAAATAATATGGACATGTTTTGCAGTAACTTGGCTAAATCCTCAGGCTATAATTGATGGATCCTTATTACTTGGTGGTATGAGAGCGATGCTTCCAGTAGATATGGGTATCTACTTTATTATAGGGGTATGCATGGCATCCTTCATTTGGTTTACTTCACTCGCAACAATCATTTCATTTTTTAAAGGTAGATTTAATATTTCGGTTATTAAAATAATAAATTTGGTCTGTGGAGTAGTTATAATTTTATATGGATTTAAATTAGCATATTCTTTTGTTCTCTTGATTATCTAA
- a CDS encoding alpha/beta hydrolase family protein, which translates to MKIGRIVKVLEDKERKETLIECDENRKVIISFYYPIDETWKESRQALYADLYSPREDEFINRFKEMVPLESDTEKEKFLGSIKTNIYNDAPISKKQVTYPVIIHSTGLGSPRDYMTFNIEELVNEGYVVFTIEHIYDSMFTVFPNGKILEPSKEEFTQDEKENLIDVRKNDILFVLNQLEKLNSEDDVIKNKLDLQRIGIIGHSLGGAAVFKASQCDSRIKATVLFDASLQFLNLSEDIKEKQTLNTPVLNFRRGSFNYEASMKMFIDYLKDKFDDEHFKKQIILYDNVLRDSDKGQKALFNYLCGYKSFIKLNGSRHMTFTDYSIIKGERMESETLSVEKAHEVINDMTIRFLDEFLCGKKEQYSRFVKNNDYITLIDEDGQPIVVTNL; encoded by the coding sequence ATGAAAATAGGAAGAATAGTAAAAGTTCTAGAAGATAAAGAAAGAAAAGAAACATTAATAGAATGTGATGAGAATAGAAAGGTGATTATAAGTTTTTATTATCCTATTGATGAAACATGGAAAGAAAGTAGACAGGCACTTTATGCGGACTTATATAGTCCAAGGGAAGATGAATTTATTAACAGGTTTAAAGAAATGGTACCTTTAGAAAGTGATACAGAAAAGGAAAAATTCCTTGGAAGTATAAAGACTAATATATATAATGATGCTCCTATAAGTAAAAAACAGGTTACATATCCAGTAATTATACATTCAACAGGTCTCGGATCCCCAAGGGATTATATGACTTTTAACATTGAAGAATTAGTAAACGAGGGATATGTGGTATTTACCATAGAGCACATTTATGATAGTATGTTCACTGTTTTTCCAAATGGTAAAATACTTGAACCATCAAAGGAAGAATTTACTCAAGATGAAAAGGAAAATCTTATAGATGTTAGAAAAAATGATATTCTATTTGTATTAAATCAATTAGAAAAATTAAATAGTGAAGATGATGTTATAAAAAACAAACTTGATTTACAACGAATTGGAATAATAGGACACTCATTAGGAGGTGCAGCTGTTTTTAAAGCTTCTCAATGTGATTCTAGAATTAAAGCTACAGTGCTTTTTGATGCTTCTTTACAATTTCTAAATTTAAGCGAAGATATAAAAGAAAAGCAAACATTAAATACACCTGTTTTGAATTTTAGAAGAGGTAGTTTTAATTATGAAGCATCTATGAAGATGTTTATTGATTATTTGAAAGATAAATTTGATGATGAACACTTTAAAAAGCAAATTATTCTCTATGATAATGTTCTAAGAGACTCAGATAAGGGACAAAAAGCGCTTTTTAATTATTTATGTGGTTATAAGTCTTTTATAAAGCTTAATGGTTCTAGACATATGACCTTTACAGATTATTCAATAATAAAAGGTGAAAGAATGGAGAGTGAAACTTTATCTGTAGAAAAAGCACATGAAGTAATAAACGATATGACAATAAGATTTTTGGATGAGTTTTTATGTGGAAAAAAAGAACAATATAGTAGGTTCGTTAAGAATAATGATTATATAACATTGATTGATGAAGATGGTCAACCTATAGTAGTTACTAATTTATAA